The stretch of DNA CGGGAGTCGACGTCGGCCCAGAAGAGATTCTTGAGGCGGTGCTCGGCGTCCAGCTCGTAGTGGTGGAAGTTCTCGcagtcgtcctcgtcctcccgGCGGCGCAGTTCCTGGAGGACGGCGTCCGATTCGGCCCTGTCGATCTGCGGCGGCGCCATGTCATGCCTGCGCAAAGAATAATCAAAGATAAGAGAAACTCTCTAGTCAAGATGGAAAATGCAAACGAGTAGGAAATGGAGAAATGTAGCTGCGACGGCAGGTGAaacagcggaggcggcgcgcaCCTCTAGATAGCGGCGTCGGAAGAAAGTCCGGCGAGATTCCGGACGGGTAGGATGGGAGAAGTGGGCGGTCAATCAGTTCAGAGGAATACGGAGTACGCACAGAGGCATTCCTTAATCCTTAAATCACTCCTTCCAAAGAAAAACCGTTAACCATGGATATAGCAACAAATCGGCCGCCACTAACACATCAGTAACAAACATTGCTCTACGTCCCATACATTTTAGTTTATCTTAAGCTGAACTTCAACTGACCAGGTTtataaaatttgcaaaaaaaaaaaaccttgagTCGAGGCTGCAAATGTCCTCTGAATAGAATGGCAGCTACGTGTCTCTTGGTCTCTTGGCTGCGCACATAAATGGCCAAATAGACCGTGCCCAAATGCCCAAATGGACCACTTTAGCCACGACACTAAAACGCCTAACCTCACACAGCACGTTAGTGCCTGTGCCGGCCTAGCATGATCATTGATTATTGTGTCGTGTCTGGAGTCTGAACTGGAATTTCAGCACGGAGTCTGAACTGGAATTTCAGCACGCAGTACAAATCCGAACACGACACAACTAATAGATTGCCACGATTTGACCCGTTAATAGcctatttattttttatgtaaATACTTCCACCCTCTTATCTTCATGCCCCTCTCCCTCCAACTGGCCGCCGTGCCTCTCACATCTCCCTCCACCCAGGGGCGGATGcacaccccgggccacccgggccgtggcccggggttcggcccaatttttttttattttacagtAGTTTTTACCTCTGGATTTGGATCAATTGCTGGAGAAGGACTTGGATCAATtgatgaagaagaataaatatattactTCGCGATGGTGCTTTTTGCCAAGGTGGGTGCTGCACGCTGCCATTTTCTTGGGTGCTCGCAACAGTGACTTAAGTGGGAAATTAACTGGAGAGACAACATCCAACGGTCCAGATGAAGACACCATGCTACATCTGACGCACCAAACAATTAGGGTGATGTGGCTGCATGAAGATTGAGAGAAATCTATAAAACTTATATAGAGAAATAGCATTTAATGCTTTGTAGCGGGGACCAACTATATAAGTTTGATAGATATCCATCCTTTATTTTTTTCCCGTTACTGAATTTCAGTACATACTGAAACTCGATTCTCcaacttcttttatttttgccaCGGGCGCACGGGCCGATTCGTAGCCGAACATAActagtccggcccaggtggccCAACAAGGTTGCCTGTCCGAACACCGGATAACGAAGGGATAAGCTGGGCAACGGCCGCTCCCATCCCCCCGCAATACTTCAcccgccggcgcctcccccctcccctcctccctcgccggggCGCCCCCCTCCGAAATGGCGGCCaccgccagcaccgccaccgccgtggcCATGGCCACCATCTCACCCACCACCCCCATACCGACCGCACCCTTCCCATCGCTCCCCCTCGGCTTCCGCTTCCGCCTCCGCCCCCaacccctcctcctctccgcctcccgccgcctcctcctcgtccccgtCCCCAGGGCCTCCTCCTGGGACGAATCCGGCCCCGAGGAGGAAGGCGAGGCGGAGGAGTCCGAggaatccgccgccgccggggacgaggaggacgaggacgaggacgagaaGCCGCGGCCGGAGCCGGTGTCCTCGGCCGAGTTCCAGTTCGCGGCGCCCCCCGAGGGCTACGTGGAGCCCGCGGCGTTCGACGAGCTCCCGCCGGAGTCCCCCGAGGACGTGGCCGCGGCGTACGAGTCGCTCTACGGGCCGGCGTTCAGCGGCGAGACCGTGCTGGGGAACAACGTCTTCGAGGTCAAGGTGGTCGACCCCATCGACATGGACCGGGAGCAGCGCCCCAACGACGACTTCAGCGAGCGCGTCGTGCAGGTCAACCGCGTCACCAAGGTCGTCAAGGGAGGGAGGCAGCTCTCCTACCgcgccatcgtcgtcgtcggcgacatGAAGGGGCACGTCGGGGTCGGCGTGGGCAAGGCCAAGGAGGTCACCGAGGCCATCACCAAGGCTGCCATGAACGGCCGCCGCAATCTTGTTACGGTGCCGCTCACCAAGTACTCCACCTTCCCGCACAGGTCAGTCACATTGATAGCCGTCCAGCATTACTAAGCAGTTAAGCTTCATTTTGTCCCAGAATTTCCGACTCCTAGTTCCTGACACTGATGATTTGAACATTGTATATTCGATGATAATTGTGCTTACCAGTTTATAGAATCGAGGTGGTTTCACCTGTACAACAAACATGCTCTAATTTGCGCAAGAACTGGATACAATAGGTTGCTCCTAACTATTGTAGTGCTATTCTTGAAACAATGTGGCTATTTGGAGCCTGATGAGGATTAGGGAAATTGTCCTGATGTTCATATTCTAATATAGGCAATGATTTTCATTTTAATGTATCCTTTGTTTCATCAAGTTGGATGGTAAATTCACCTGCGAACTTTCCTTCACAAATTTGTATTTATTAAGTTGCCAGAAACTCCATTCAGCGCATATACTGAAGCTGTGTCTCCTTTCTGTGGTCCGAATGTTCTTTGTGTGGATAAGATATATAGAATGTCTTCTTTAGTTGCTTATTTTGGATTAGCATGCCCTGCATGTTATGTGGCTTCATGAAGTTTACTTGCAATCAATTGAATATTAGTAGCTTTTTTAGGTGGTCATTGGGAAAATGGCTGAAAAAGATAATACAGTTGGCATTTAAAAGGCAACCGTTTCTATGTAGTTTAACTGCACATAAAAATTGTGAAAGATAAAGCTACAGGTTGCTTGTAAGATAGTAGTGACCAAAGTCCCTTGCTAGGAAAGGTCTCTACATCTTTCTATTTCAATTTTTTCGCACTGTTTTTTTATCTTTTGTGCTGGTAACATTAATTCGGGTCAGTTATATTTTGTTGGCAATTCTCTGAAGAAGTTTCCTGAAATGCGAAATTTTTTTAAGCAGtggttgtatttttttttgcaacattGCACTGCATTATATTTGCTTTAGCTATTTCTAAACAGTGGCTGTAACCGTTTGtccttttttttgtcaaaaGTTAAACATGAAAATTCTGTCCCCATTGTTGGTGGTCTTTTTCTTGGAAAAATAACTCTGGATCTCGCGTAAATGATAAAATAATAATGTTACAAGGTTGTTTTGTATGTTTCAATATGCCCCATTTCAGAAAGTAATGGGAGTTATATTTCAATTTACTTCAGCATTTTGACGTTGATCTAGAATCGCTTGTTGCTGCTGCCTGGTCCTTATTTCTCAAGCTGCTATGCAAAAATCTATATAATCTATATACTACTGGGCAAATCAAATAATGGCAAATGgatttattattcaatgcttgcaacTTCTTCTAGGAAGAAGCTGCTAGCCAAATGCCAAAATATCTGGTCTACCAGAAGAGATTCTTGTATGCCATTTTAATGCCACATGGACCCTTAGAAGCATGTACCTAGACCAGTTAGCGTTTGCAATTCCATCTATGAAAAAAGAGATGGTGTTTGCAACTTGCCCATCTAAAATAGTACGTTCTGGTTAGGGTTAGTGACATAAACTATTTAGAAACAGTAGAGCTTGGAAGTCTGGAAGTACTTCTTTACTATTTGTTTCTCTTGTGCATATGAATTGTTCGATTGAGGTTTCCCTTTTTTCAGCCACATTACCCATTGAGCAGAGCACATTGGTAAACCAGCTGAGCGAATGCAACTGTCAGCAACATGGATAATTTATATAGCCATATGCTGAAAAGACAGCATGCAGCATGTCATCCTTACTATGACAGCTGGGATTTATAAACTGCAATTCTCATATTACTGCAATTCTGAACATTTGTTATCTCTTGTCTCTTCCTGCAACATGGACAGAGCTGATGCGGACTTTGGAGCAGCCAGAGTTATGCTGAGGCCTGCTTGCCCTGGATCTGGTGTCATTGCTGGTGGGGCTGTGAGGGTTGTGCTGGAGATGGCTGGGGTTGAAAATGCTCTGGGGAAGCAGCTGCGGAGCAAGAACCCCCTGAACAATGCGAGAGCTACCATCAAGGCGACGCAGATGATGAGGCAGTTCAAAGACGTCTCAGAGGAGCGCGGGATCCCAATGGAGGAGCTATGGAAATGATAGAAACACTTTCAAACTAAAACCCCCTTCTGTAgcattctctctcttttttgctGTATTTTTCGAGTTCATTTCTGATGTATCTATCTATGGAATAGGGATAATCCCGCCTCACGATTTGGCTTCGCAAATCTCTTCTGGAATCAGTGAGTACTACCAACATTTACACGCAACCTTCAGAGATAAAAACGAATCCATGAAATATGATCTACTGCATCTGTACACTGAGAAATTCAAATCAAAGAATGAACCAATTCTGCAGCACAAATGCTTGCGTCTGTACATGCAACTCATCATCTATCTAGCTTCGCATGCCACGCCGAGCATCTGCTGGAACCGGTCGGCGCCGCAGGGGATCCTGAGCACGCCTCGCTGGCCGTACCCGAACTGCTGCGCGGCCATCTCCAGAACCGCCGCCATGCATGGCTCCCCGAGCATCTCGACGCGCACCATGatccgccgctcctcgccgccgccgacgagcaccATGGGCACGTAGCCTCTCGGGACCCTCCCGTCGTCGCCGGGCAACAAGGCGAGGACCTCTCGCGACGGACTCGGGCTCCCCTTCACCGATCCCCGAACCGCCGCCATTGCTGGTGCGGAAGATCGGAGCTGAGCTTTGCAGATTGAAGGACGCGGTATGATCGAAGATTTGGTTTGATCACCTGGGCACTACTTCACCGATGCTTTGTTTGCTCCGTTGAGTGAGGCACAACTGCACAAGTGCAGACGCTGCGTGGAGACGAGGGTTATATATA from Panicum virgatum strain AP13 chromosome 9K, P.virgatum_v5, whole genome shotgun sequence encodes:
- the LOC120650534 gene encoding 30S ribosomal protein S5-like: MAATASTATAVAMATISPTTPIPTAPFPSLPLGFRFRLRPQPLLLSASRRLLLVPVPRASSWDESGPEEEGEAEESEESAAAGDEEDEDEDEKPRPEPVSSAEFQFAAPPEGYVEPAAFDELPPESPEDVAAAYESLYGPAFSGETVLGNNVFEVKVVDPIDMDREQRPNDDFSERVVQVNRVTKVVKGGRQLSYRAIVVVGDMKGHVGVGVGKAKEVTEAITKAAMNGRRNLVTVPLTKYSTFPHRADADFGAARVMLRPACPGSGVIAGGAVRVVLEMAGVENALGKQLRSKNPLNNARATIKATQMMRQFKDVSEERGIPMEELWK
- the LOC120650535 gene encoding auxin-responsive protein SAUR71-like → MAAVRGSVKGSPSPSREVLALLPGDDGRVPRGYVPMVLVGGGEERRIMVRVEMLGEPCMAAVLEMAAQQFGYGQRGVLRIPCGADRFQQMLGVACEAR